A window of Streptomyces broussonetiae genomic DNA:
GCGCTGAAGTTCTACGCCTCGGTGCGTATCGACATCCGCCGCATCGAGACCCTGAAGGACGGCACCGAGGCGGTCGGCAACCGCACCCGCTGCAAGGTCGTCAAGAACAAGGTCGCGCCGCCGTTCAAGCAGGCCGAGTTCGACATCCTCTACGGCCACGGCATCAGCCGCGAGGGCGGTCTGATCGACATGGGCGTGGAGCACGGCTTCGTCCGCAAGGCCGGCGCCTGGTACACGTACGAGGGCGACCAGCTCGGCCAGGGCAAGGAGAACGCGCGCAACTTCCTCAAGGACAACCCCGACCTGGCCAACGAGATCGAGAAGAAGATCAAGGAGAAGCTGGGCGTGGGGGTCCGTCCGGAGGAGCCCGCCGCCGAGCCCGGCGCGGACGCGGCGGTCACCACCGCGGCCGACGACGAGGCCAAGACGGCGCCCGCCCCGGCCGCCGCCAAGGCCGCCAAGCCCAAGGCCGCCGCAGCCAAGAGCTGACCCATGACACGACGAACCGACTGGGCCGAGTACGAGTACGCCACCCCCGGTGCCCCACGGGGGAGGGGCACCGGGGGTTACCCGGACTCCGCCCCGGGCGGTGGCGACGGATTCACGGCCGAGGCCTATGAGGCCTACGAGGCCCATGAGGCCCGCGGGGGCTACGACGGGCGTGACGACGATCGCGGAACCGCGCGTGACGCCGGTGCCCACCCGGGCGGCGCGACCGATGGGCCGTACGGGGGCGGCGCACGGGGCCGTGGTTCCGGTGGCGGCGTCGGACGGCGGGGCGGTCGGGGGCGTGGCCGAGGGCACGGCTTCGGGGACGCGCCCGGGCAGGACGAAGACGCCCCTTCCTCGTCGAGGGCCGAGCGGGGGGAGTCTTCAGGGGACCCGGCTGAGCGGGCACGGGCGATCTGCCTGCGCCTGCTCACCGGGACCCCGCGCACCCGCAGGCAGCTCGCCGACGCCCTGCGCAAGCGGGAGATCCCCGAGGACGTGGCCGAGGAGGTGCTGTCGCGGTTCGAGGAGGTCGGGCTGATCGACGACGGCGCGTTCGCGGACGCCTGGGTGGAGTCCCGGCACCATGCCCGGGGACTCGCCCGCCGGGCTCTGGCCCAAGAGCTGCGCACCAAGGGAGTCGACTCGGCGCTGATCGACGAGGCCGTCTCCCAGCTCGACTCCGAGCAGGAGGAGGCCACGGCCCGCGAGCTGGTCGCCCGCAAGCTGCGCGCCACCCGCGGCCTCGACCGCGAAAAGCGGCTACGCCGCCTCGCCGGCATGCTCGCCCGCAAGGGCTACCCCGAGGGCCTGGCCCTGCGCGTCGTGCGCCGGGCACTGGAGGAGGAGGGCGAGGACACGGAGTACCTCGGAGAAGGGGACTACTGAGTCTCGGAGAAGGGGACTGCTGAGTCTCGGAGAAAGAACTTCTGAGTCCTCGGGGCCGGGGGCGCCGGGCTTCCCTCAACTTCCCGCGCCCGCGGTGGGGTTAACCCCCACCGAAGACGCCGGGCCACCGCAGTGCTCTTCCTGTCGCACGCGGGCGAGTCTGTACGCACGCTCCGGACCACGGCACGCACACAGCCGAGGCCGGCCGCATACGACCAGCCGACGCGTACAACAGAAGAGAGCCTGCCCGATGATGCTGCGATATGCCCTGCGGACAGTCCGCGCCCGGAAGGCGGGTCTTCTGGGCGCCTTCCTCGCGCTGATGTGTGCGGCCGCTCTGATCACCGCCTGTGGCACCCTTCTCGACACCGGCCTGCGCGGCACCATCCGTACCGAGCGCTACGCGGCCGCGCCCGTCGTGATCTCCGGTGACCAGTACGTCCACCGGACCACCGTCGAGCACAGGAAGGGCACGACCAAGGTCAAGCACAAGGCGAAGCCCGTCGCCGAGCGCGCCTGGCTCTCGCAGCGGCTGCGCGCCCGACTCGCCCACGTTCCCGGTGTGGCCCGGGTCGTGCCCGAACTCACCTTCCTCGCCCAGCCGTTGACACCGACCGGTACCGGCGGTCGCCCGGCCTACGGGCACGCCTGGGACTCCGCAGCGCTGACGCCGTACCGACTGACCACGGGCAGCCCGCCACGGTCCGACGGTGATCTGGTCGTCGACGGCTATCTCGCCGCGCGGGCCCGGCTGCGCCCCGGCGACCGGCTCACCGTGCAGTCCACGCAGGCCCCGCGCAGCTATCGCGTCACCGGTATCGCCGCCCCGGCCACCGCCGTACGCCACCAGACGTCCCTGTTCTTCTCGGCCGCCGAGGCCCGCCGTCTGGCCGCGCATCCCGGGCAGGTCACCGCGTTCGGTGTGCTGCCGGCCCATGGAGCGGACCCCGAGCAGGTGCGGCAGGCCGTGGCGCGGGCGCTGCACGGCACCACCGCCCAGGTCAGCTCCGGATCCGCCCGTGGCCCCGTCGAGTTCCTGGACGCGGCGACCGCCCGCACCCGGCTGGTCAGCATGGGCGGCGCCATGGGCGGGACCTCGCTGCTGGTGGCGGTGCTCGTGGTCGTCGGCACGTTCGCGCTCACTGTGCGGCAGCGCCACCGGGAACTCGCCCTGCTCCGCGCCATCGCCGCCACCTCGGGACAGATCCGCATACTGCTCGGCCGGGAAGCGCTGATCGTCGGCGCGGTGGCGGGCACCCCGGGCGCGCTCCTCGGGCTGCCGCTGGGATCCTGGCTGTACTCCAGGTTCGTCGCCCTGGGCGCCGTACCCGCTACGCTCGATCACACTGTCAGTGTCTTCCCGCCGCTCGCCGCACTTGCCACGACTCTGCTCGGTGCCTGGGCCGCGGCCCGGATCGCCTCCCGCAGGATCGCCCGGATCCGCCCGACCGAGGCCCTGGCCGAGGCCAGGACCGAGCCCAGCCGTCCCGCGTGGGGCCGGATCGCCGCCGGACTGCTGCTCCTGACCGGCGGTGCCGTCCTCGTCGTCGTCCTCACCTCCCTGCGCACCGAACCCGCCTCGACCCCCGTGACCTTCCTCGCCGTTGTCGTTCTGTCCGCCTCCGTCGCCCTGCTCGGTCCTGTGCTGGTCAGGGCGGCTTCGCTGCTGCTCGCCGGTCCGCTCCGGCTCACCGGGCACGGCGGCCGTCTCGCCATTGCCAACCTGCGCGGCAACGCCGACCGTATGGCCTCCGTCGTCACCCCTCTCACCCTGCTCGTCGGCATGACCTGCACCGTGCTGTTCGTCCAGTCCACCCTTGGCGACGCGGCCCGCGCTCAGATCCGGGACGGCGTCCGGGCCGACTGGGTCGTCACCGCGCAGGGGCCCGGCGTCCCCGGTGCAGCCGCACCGCGGCTGCGTGCGCGGCACGACACCGCCACCGAGGTCGTCCGTACGACCGTCCGCGTCGGCCTCGACAAGTACCCCGCGCAGGGCGTCACCCCGGCAGGCCTCACCCGCACCTGGGACCCGCAGGTCACCGCCGGCTCCCTCGACCGGCTTGGCCCGAGCACGGTCGCCGTCAGTCAACTGGCCGCGGATCAGCACCGCTTGAGGCCCGGCAGCATCCTGAAACTCACTCTGGGCGACGGGACGCCCGCCACGCTCACCGTCGCCGCCGTCTATGCCCGGAGCCTGGGCTTCGGCGATCTCACCCTCGCCCGCGACCTCCTCGCCCGGCACGTCGACAACCCGCTCGCCTCCTCCGTCCTCGTCAGCACGACCCGTACACAGACACAACTCGCGACTACACTCCGTGAGTTCCCGGGGCTCCGCATTCTTTCCCCGGCCGCCGCCGACGCTCTCCGGGCCGATCGGCAGCAGACGAACGCCGAGGTCAACTACCTGGCCATGGGGCTGGTGCTGGCCTTCACCGCCATCGCCGCCGTCAACACGCTCGCCATGTCGGTCGCGGAACGTGTCCGGGAGTTCGCCCTGCTCCGCCTCGCCGGTGCGACCCGCCGTCAGGTGCTGCGCATGCTGCGCACGGAAGTGCTGTCCGTACTGTTCCTTGCCGTCTCGCTCGGCAGCGGTATCGCCCTCGCCGTGCTCACCGCGTTCAGCATCGGGATGACGGGCCGGGCGGCGCCCTCGGTCACGCCCCTGCTCTACGTCACCGTCGTCGGGATCGCCGGACTCCTCGCGCTGGCGGCCGGTGCGGTGCCCGGGCGGGCGGCGCTTCGGGTACGGGCGGTGACGGTGGCGACGGCGAGGGAGTAGCGGAGGGTGGGGAGGCGCGGAGGGCGAGGGGGCAACGGCGGCGCCTGCTCCGCCTTGCGGCGCCTGCTCCGCCTGTGCCGCTCTGCTCCGTCCGGGCCCCGCTCCGCCCGAGCCCCCGCTCCGCCCGGGCTCCTGCTCCGTCCGGGCCCCTGCTCCGCCCGGGCTCCTGCTCCGTCCGGGCCCCTGCTCCGCCCGGGCTCCTGCTCCGTCCGGGCCCCTGCTCCGCTCGGGCCCTGCTCCGCCCGGGCTTCTGCTCCGCTCGGGCCCTGCTCCGCCTGTGCCGCCCTGCTCCGCCTGGGCCTCCGCTCCGTCCGGGCTCCATCTCCGCTCGGGCCCCGCTCCGTCCGGTCCCCCGCTCCGCTCAGGGCCGCACAGGCTCCACCGGCAGTCCTGCCGTGCGCCATGCCTGGAAGCCGCCCACCAGGTCCGTCGCCCGGTGCAGGCCGAGTTGGTGCAGGGAGTCGGCGGCGAGGCTGGAGGCGTAGCCCTCGTTGCAGAGCACCACGATGTGCAGGTCGTGGCCGGTGGCTTCGGGGACACGGTGGCTGCCCTGGGGGTCGAGGCGCCACTCCAGTTCGTTGCGCTCGATGACCAGGGCGCCGGGGATCACTCCGTCCCGCTCGCGCAGGGCCGCGTACCGGATGTCGACCAGCAGGGCCTCGCCCGTACGCGCCGCCTCGTACGCCTCCTGCGCCTCGATGCGCCGGTAGCCCGCGCGCACCCGCTCCAGCAACGCGTCGATGCCGGCCGGCCGTTCGCCCGCGTGACCGACCACCGCTCCCGTGACCTGCACGGGCCTGTCCGCCGGGCCGGCGCTCACTGCCAGTCCTCCGGGCGCTCGACCTGCTCGAGGCGGAGCACCTGACCCGTACGGCTGTAGCGGCGGATGCGCGGTAGGGGTGGGTAGTAGGCGTGGACGGAGATCGCGTGTTCGGCGCGGGACTCGTTGAGGACCTCGTGGACGTGGTGGCGGCCGAAGGAGCGGCCCTTGCCGGCCGCGAGGCGGCGTTCACGGTCGACGCCCTCGGTGAGTTCCAGGGTCTGCCAGCCGTCGGTCGGGAGCCGGGCGGCGAGCGAGTTCTCCTTGAGCGCGCCCGCTGCCGTGACGAAGGCGCCGACCGACTCGGCGTGGTCGTGCCAGCCGGTGCCGCTGCCCGGTGGCCAGCCGATCAGCCAGGCCTCGCTGCCGCCCGGGCCGTCCAGCCGCACCCAGGTGCGGCCTTCCGGGTCGAGCGGAAGGGAGGCGACCAGCTCAGTGTCGGCGGCCGTGCGCCGGGCGAAGTCGAGGAGGTCTGCCTGCGTGGGTGGCGCGGAGCCGACGGCAGGGGACACGGAAGCAGGGGAGACAGACACGTGCACCGTCCTGAGGAATGTTCGCGGAGCGGACGCACGGGGGCGCCCGGCGAGGGAAGGGGATGCGAATTCAGCAGGACGGACGACACACACAGCCCGCGTAGCGGACGAGGTCCATGTGGACCCTCCGCCACAGGCGAACGCAGGTGTCGGTCATGGTCGGGAGTACAGCATGTGCGTGCACCGCGGTCAACTCACCGTCACCATGTGGACAGAGGGTGACCGGAGCGCGGGTCAGCGCGCGCTGGAGGCTGCCTCGGCCTTCTCCTTCGCCGCGCCGCCCACCGCGGCCTGCGCCGCCGCGTACAGCTCGGCCGGGCGGACCCCGCTCAGCGCCGTGACCAGGTGGCCGTCGGGGCGTACGAGCAGCACGCTGTGCGCCGGCGCACCCGGGTAGTCCTCGGCGACCAGCAGCTCGGCCGGGTGCGGCAGCGCGGTCACGGCCGCCGCGAGCCGGGGCATCACCCCGGCGGACACCCAGTGTTTGCGGTCCCACACGCCGGTGCCCGGCGCGATCAGGACGACGAGCAGCGCGCCGCGGCCGAGCCGGTCGCGCAGCCGGACGAAGGTGCCGTCCTCCGCGGTGACCCGTACGTCGGTGACCGGCGAGCCCGGTGCGGTGTCGACCTGGATCTCGCCCTCGGAGGGAGGGGGTGCGAGCGGCGAGTCGGCGTACCCCCCCGGCGCGCCGAGCGGCCCGCGCCCCAGGTGACCTTCCGTGAGGAGCGCGTCGTGGCCCCGCGCCGTGCCCGGCACCATCTGGCGCAGTCCGCCGCCGCCGCGCAGCACCGGCAGCGCCTGGTCGGCGGCGCGCAGCCGGGCGGCGATCGCCGCCCGGCGCTCGGTCTGGTAGCTCTCCAGCAGCGCTTCGTGGTGCCCGTGGTGCCAGGCCGGGGCCAGCTTCCAGGCGAGGTTGTCGGCGTCCCGCAGGCCCTCGTCGAGTCCTTGGGTGCCAAGTGCGCCGAGCAGATGGGCCGCGTCCCCGGCGAGGAAGACCCGGCCCGCGCGCCAGCGGCGGGCCAGCCGGTGGTGCACCACGTGGACACCGGTGTCGAGCAGGTCGTACGCCGGTGTGGAGCCGTCCGTCCAGCCCGCGAGGGTCTCGCGGATCCGGGTCACCAGGATCTCGGGCGTGACCAGGTCCTTGCCCGGTGGCAGCAGCCAGTCCAGGCGCCATACGCCGTCCGGGAGGGGACGGGCGGTCACCTCCACGGCCGAGGGCCCGGACTGCCGCCACGGCGGCATCCGATGGAGCAACGCCCGGCCCTCCCACGGAAGTTCCACCCGCAGTGCGGCGACCGCGTGCCGCTCCACGGCCGTCCGGCCCGGGAAGCGGATGTCCTGGAGTTTGCGGACGGTGGAGCGGGGGCCGTCGCAGCCGATCAGGTAGCTGCCGCGCCACCAGGTGCCCCTGGGGCCCCGGGTGTGTGCGGTGATGCCGGAACGCTCCTGCTCGACCGCGTCCAGGCGGCTGTCCACGGCCAACTTCACCAGCGGCTCGTCGGCGACGGCGGCGCGCAGGGCGCCGGTGAGGACGTGCTGGGCGATGTGCAGCGGCGCGGCGGGGCCGGACTCGTCGAAGGTGATCTCGTTCATCACCTGCTTGCGCCTCAGGGACCGCCATCCGGCCCAGCGCACCCCGTACTCGCCGAGCGCCGCCCCGGTCAGCCGCTCCAGCAGGGCGGCCGTGTCCTCGCGCAGCACGACGGTGCGCGCCGGGCGCTGTTCGTCCTTGCCGGGGCCCTCGTCCAGGACGACGGACGGCACCTCCTGGCGGGCCAGGGCCAGGGCGAGCGTGAGCCCGACGGGCCCCGCACCGACGACGATCACCGGGTCCACGGCGTGCCGCCCCCTGTCCGCAGCGGTGCCTCGGCGGATGACGGTGAACAAGAAGGTGGAGCCGGGTGCACGATCACAGAACGTATGCAACCCATTGGCAGAGTTTGCGTCAAGCGACCGGAGGCAGTGGCGATCACGCCACTGCCTCCGGGTGATGCATTCGGGTTTGAACGAGTGTCAGCGCTCGGCGCCGGTCGCCGCCGTGCCCGCGACGTTCGCCACGTCCTGTGCCCCGAGCACCGCGCCGGTCGACTTCTTGCCCCGCCGCAGCCGTCGCTCCAGCCAGCTCGCGAACGAGGTCAGCGAGAAGTTGATGACCACGAAGATCACGGCCACCACCGTGAAGGACGCGATGACGTTGGCGCCGTAGTAGCCGCTCATCGTGTTGGCCGACGACAGGAGTTCGGGGAAGGTGAGGACCGCGCCGCCGAGCGCGGTGTCCTTCACGATCACGACGAGCTGGCTGACGATCGCGGGGAGCATCGTGGTGACCGCCTGCGGCAGCAGGATGAGCCGCATCAGCTGCCCCTTGCGCAGGCCGATCGCCATGGCCGCCTCGGACTGCCCCTTCGGCAGGGCCAGGATGCCCGCGCGGACGATCTCCGCGAGCACCGACGCGTTGTACAGCACCAGACCGGTGACGACCGCGTACAGCGGACGGTCATCGGAACTCACGTTGGTGTACTGGCTGTACAGCGCCATTCCGAAGATCATCAGGACCAGCACCGGGATCGCGCGGAAGAACTCGACCGCGATGGCCGCGGGTATCCGCACCCATGCATGGTCCGAGAGCCTGGCGATGCCGAAGAAGGCGCCCAGCGGCAGCGCGATGACCATGGCCAGCGCGGCGGCCTTCAACGTGTTCTGCAGACCGGGCCAGATGTACGTGGAGTAGGCCTCGGTGCCGCTGAAGAACGGCTTCCACAGCGCCCACTCCAGCTGGCCCTTGTCGTCGAGGGAGGTGTACACCCACCATGCGAGGGCCGCGAGGGCGACCAGGAAGACCGCCATGTAGAGGATGTTGCGCCGCTTGGCGCGCGGCCCCTGGGCGTCGTACAGGACCGAACTCATCGCTTCACCGCCACCTTCTTGCCCACCCAGCCGAGGATCAGACCGGTCGGCAACGTCAGGCAGCAGAACCCGAAGGCGATGACCGCGGAGATCGCCAGCAGCTGTGCCTCGTTCTCCACCATCTGCTTCATCAGGAGCGCCGCTTCCGCCACGCCGATCGCGGCCGCCACCGTCGTGTTCTTCGTCAACGCGATCAGCACGTTGGCCAGCGGGCCGACGGCCGCGCGGAAGGCCTGCGGAAGGATGACCAGACCCAGCACCTGGGTGAAGCTCAGGCCGATGGCCCGGGCCGCCTCGGCCTGGCCGACCGGCACCGTGTTGATGCCGGCGCGGATCGCCTCGCACACGAAGGCCGACGTGTAGACGATCAGACCCAGCACGGCCAGCCGGAAGTTGGTCGTGTCGACCTTGTCCGAGCCCAGGGTGACGCCCAGCGTGTTGCTCAGGCCGAGCGAGGCGAAGAGGATGATCACCGTGAGCGGGATGTTCCGCACGATGTTCACGTAGGCGGTGCCGAAACCGCGCATCAGCGGCACCGGGCCCACCCGCATGGCGGCCAGCAGAGTGCCCCAGACCAGGGAGCCCACGGCCGACAGCAGCGTGAGCTGCACTGTCGTCCAGAAGGCGCCCAGCACGTCGTACTTGTCAAGAAAGTCGAACACGATCTCCCGCGCTTCCGCGTGTAGGGATGCCCCCGGTGCGCCGCCGCCGTCGCGGGCGGCGCACCGGCCGGGCCCTGCCTCAGCTCTTGATGTCGCCGATCTTCGGGGCGGGCTCGTTCTTGTAGTCGGCCGGGCCGAAGTTCTTCTTCACGGCCGCCTCCCAGGAACCGTCGGCGACCATCTCCTCAAGAGCCTTGTTGATCTTGTCCTTGAGGGGGCTGCCCTTCTTGACGCCGATGCCGTAGTTCTCGTTCGTCATCTTGAAGCCGCCGAGCTTGAACTTGCCCTTGAACTGGGCCTGGGCGGCGTAACCGGCGAGGATCGAGTCGTCCGTGGTCAGAGCATCGATCGCCTTGCTCTGCAGACCGGTCAGGCACGCGGAGTAGGTCGGGTACTGCTGGAGCTGCGCCTTGGGGGCCAGCTTGTCGTGCACGTTCTGTGCCGACGTCGAGCCGGTCACCGAGCACAGCTTCTTGTTGTTGAGGTCGGCGGGCGACTTGATGGAGCTGTCGTCCGCGCGCACCAGCACGTCCTGGTGGGCCAGCAGGTACGGGCCGGCGAAGTCGACCTTCGCCTGACGCTTCGGGGTGATCGAGTAGGTGGCGGCGATGAAGTCGACGTCACCGCGCTGCAGCATGGTCTCGCGGTCGGCGCTCTTCGACTCCTTCCACTCGATCTGGTCGGAGCTGTAACCGAGCTTCTTGGCGACATAGGTGGCGACGTCCACGTCGAAGCCCGCGTAGCCCTGCGGGGTCTTCTGGCCGAGGCCCGGCTGGTCGTACTTGATGCCGATGGCGATCGTCTTGCCACCGCCGGAGGAACCGCTGTCGTTCTTCTTGCTGCTGCACGCGGTGGCGGACACGGTGAGGGCCAGGACGACGGCCGAGACGGCGGTGACCTTGCGGAGCTTCATGCTGAACATCCTTCGGAAATGGTGCGGAACGAGGTCCGTTGGAAAAGGCGACCCGTGGTGCGGTGGGGGCGCTGCCGTCAGTGGTGCAGGATCTTGGACAGGAAGTCCTTGGCCCGGTCGCTGCGCGGGTTGCTGAAGAACTGCTCGGGCGCGGCCTCTTCGACGATCCGGCCGTCGGCCATGAAGACCACCCGGTTCGCGGCCGAACGCGCGAACCCCATCTCGTGGGTGACGACGATCATCGTCATGCCCTCACGGGCGAGCTGCTGCATGACCTCGAGGACCTCGTTGATCATCTCGGGGTCGAGGGCGGACGTCGGCTCGTCGAAGAGCATGACCTTCGGGTCCATCGCCAGCGCCCGCGCGATCGCGACGCGCTGCTGCTGGCCGCCGGACAGCTGGGCGGGGTACTTGTCGGCCTGGGTGCCCACCCCGACCCGGTCGAGCAGGGCTCGGGCCTTCTCCTCGGCCTGCTTCTTCTCCGCCTTGCGGACCTTGAGCTGGCCCAGCATCACGTTCTCGAGCACGGTCTTGTGCGCGAAGAGGTTGAAGGACTGGAAGACCATTCCGACGTCGGCCCGCAGCCGGGCCAGCTCCTTGCCCTCGTGGGGCAGGGGCCTGCCGTCGATCGTGATGGCGCCCGCGTCGATCGTCTCCAGACGGTTGATGGTGCGGCACAGGGTCGACTTTCCGGACCCGGAGGGCCCGATGACCACGACGACCTCGCCGCGGGCGATCGTCAGGTCGATGTCCTGGAGCACGTGCAACGCGCCGAAGTGCTTGTTGACGCTCTTCAGGACGACCAGTTCGTCGGACGTGACCGCGTCTTCCTTGGTCACCGATACATTGGTCATCGCTCTCGGGCTCCGTCCTCCTCGGTTTCGGAGGACAGTAATGAGCGGCTGTGACCTGCGTCATCACATCTGAGGGAGATCTGAGCATCACGATCCGATAGCAATCGGACACGTGTCGTAGCACTTCGCGCCCGTGCGCGTATCGGCCGGATAACGGAAGCGACGGGCAACCAGAACCCTCTTGACGCCGTCCTTGTCCATCGGCGTCACTTCCATGGTGCACGCGCGCGTGCAGCTACAAGACGCATGAGAACTGACACCGTACGACCGCTGAACCGGAGGGGGCCGGGATGAGACTGCTGCTCGTCGAGGACGACAACCACGTCGCCGCGGCCCTGTCCGCCGTTCTCGCCCGGCACGGCTTTGAGGTCACGCACGCGCGCAGCGGCGAAGAGGCCCTGCAGGCACTCGTCCCCGAGGGCGACGGCTTCGGCGTGGTCCTGCTCGACCTGGGCCTGCCCGACCAGGACGGATACGAGGTCTGCGGCAAGATCCGCAAACGCACCAGCACCCCGGTGATCATGGTCACCGCGCGCTCCGACGTCCGCTCCCGCATCCACGGGCTCAACCTGGGCGCCGACGACTACGTGGTGAAGCCCTACGACACCGGGGAACTGCTCGCCCGTATCCACGCCGTCAGCCGGCGCACCGCCCATGAGGATGC
This region includes:
- the recX gene encoding recombination regulator RecX, with product MTRRTDWAEYEYATPGAPRGRGTGGYPDSAPGGGDGFTAEAYEAYEAHEARGGYDGRDDDRGTARDAGAHPGGATDGPYGGGARGRGSGGGVGRRGGRGRGRGHGFGDAPGQDEDAPSSSRAERGESSGDPAERARAICLRLLTGTPRTRRQLADALRKREIPEDVAEEVLSRFEEVGLIDDGAFADAWVESRHHARGLARRALAQELRTKGVDSALIDEAVSQLDSEQEEATARELVARKLRATRGLDREKRLRRLAGMLARKGYPEGLALRVVRRALEEEGEDTEYLGEGDY
- a CDS encoding ABC transporter permease codes for the protein MMLRYALRTVRARKAGLLGAFLALMCAAALITACGTLLDTGLRGTIRTERYAAAPVVISGDQYVHRTTVEHRKGTTKVKHKAKPVAERAWLSQRLRARLAHVPGVARVVPELTFLAQPLTPTGTGGRPAYGHAWDSAALTPYRLTTGSPPRSDGDLVVDGYLAARARLRPGDRLTVQSTQAPRSYRVTGIAAPATAVRHQTSLFFSAAEARRLAAHPGQVTAFGVLPAHGADPEQVRQAVARALHGTTAQVSSGSARGPVEFLDAATARTRLVSMGGAMGGTSLLVAVLVVVGTFALTVRQRHRELALLRAIAATSGQIRILLGREALIVGAVAGTPGALLGLPLGSWLYSRFVALGAVPATLDHTVSVFPPLAALATTLLGAWAAARIASRRIARIRPTEALAEARTEPSRPAWGRIAAGLLLLTGGAVLVVVLTSLRTEPASTPVTFLAVVVLSASVALLGPVLVRAASLLLAGPLRLTGHGGRLAIANLRGNADRMASVVTPLTLLVGMTCTVLFVQSTLGDAARAQIRDGVRADWVVTAQGPGVPGAAAPRLRARHDTATEVVRTTVRVGLDKYPAQGVTPAGLTRTWDPQVTAGSLDRLGPSTVAVSQLAADQHRLRPGSILKLTLGDGTPATLTVAAVYARSLGFGDLTLARDLLARHVDNPLASSVLVSTTRTQTQLATTLREFPGLRILSPAAADALRADRQQTNAEVNYLAMGLVLAFTAIAAVNTLAMSVAERVREFALLRLAGATRRQVLRMLRTEVLSVLFLAVSLGSGIALAVLTAFSIGMTGRAAPSVTPLLYVTVVGIAGLLALAAGAVPGRAALRVRAVTVATARE
- a CDS encoding rhodanese-like domain-containing protein produces the protein MQVTGAVVGHAGERPAGIDALLERVRAGYRRIEAQEAYEAARTGEALLVDIRYAALRERDGVIPGALVIERNELEWRLDPQGSHRVPEATGHDLHIVVLCNEGYASSLAADSLHQLGLHRATDLVGGFQAWRTAGLPVEPVRP
- a CDS encoding cupin domain-containing protein — protein: MSVSPASVSPAVGSAPPTQADLLDFARRTAADTELVASLPLDPEGRTWVRLDGPGGSEAWLIGWPPGSGTGWHDHAESVGAFVTAAGALKENSLAARLPTDGWQTLELTEGVDRERRLAAGKGRSFGRHHVHEVLNESRAEHAISVHAYYPPLPRIRRYSRTGQVLRLEQVERPEDWQ
- a CDS encoding putative leader peptide, with amino-acid sequence MTDTCVRLWRRVHMDLVRYAGCVCRPSC
- a CDS encoding FAD-dependent monooxygenase yields the protein MDPVIVVGAGPVGLTLALALARQEVPSVVLDEGPGKDEQRPARTVVLREDTAALLERLTGAALGEYGVRWAGWRSLRRKQVMNEITFDESGPAAPLHIAQHVLTGALRAAVADEPLVKLAVDSRLDAVEQERSGITAHTRGPRGTWWRGSYLIGCDGPRSTVRKLQDIRFPGRTAVERHAVAALRVELPWEGRALLHRMPPWRQSGPSAVEVTARPLPDGVWRLDWLLPPGKDLVTPEILVTRIRETLAGWTDGSTPAYDLLDTGVHVVHHRLARRWRAGRVFLAGDAAHLLGALGTQGLDEGLRDADNLAWKLAPAWHHGHHEALLESYQTERRAAIAARLRAADQALPVLRGGGGLRQMVPGTARGHDALLTEGHLGRGPLGAPGGYADSPLAPPPSEGEIQVDTAPGSPVTDVRVTAEDGTFVRLRDRLGRGALLVVLIAPGTGVWDRKHWVSAGVMPRLAAAVTALPHPAELLVAEDYPGAPAHSVLLVRPDGHLVTALSGVRPAELYAAAQAAVGGAAKEKAEAASSAR
- a CDS encoding amino acid ABC transporter permease encodes the protein MSSVLYDAQGPRAKRRNILYMAVFLVALAALAWWVYTSLDDKGQLEWALWKPFFSGTEAYSTYIWPGLQNTLKAAALAMVIALPLGAFFGIARLSDHAWVRIPAAIAVEFFRAIPVLVLMIFGMALYSQYTNVSSDDRPLYAVVTGLVLYNASVLAEIVRAGILALPKGQSEAAMAIGLRKGQLMRLILLPQAVTTMLPAIVSQLVVIVKDTALGGAVLTFPELLSSANTMSGYYGANVIASFTVVAVIFVVINFSLTSFASWLERRLRRGKKSTGAVLGAQDVANVAGTAATGAER
- a CDS encoding amino acid ABC transporter permease is translated as MFDFLDKYDVLGAFWTTVQLTLLSAVGSLVWGTLLAAMRVGPVPLMRGFGTAYVNIVRNIPLTVIILFASLGLSNTLGVTLGSDKVDTTNFRLAVLGLIVYTSAFVCEAIRAGINTVPVGQAEAARAIGLSFTQVLGLVILPQAFRAAVGPLANVLIALTKNTTVAAAIGVAEAALLMKQMVENEAQLLAISAVIAFGFCCLTLPTGLILGWVGKKVAVKR
- a CDS encoding glutamate ABC transporter substrate-binding protein, which codes for MKLRKVTAVSAVVLALTVSATACSSKKNDSGSSGGGKTIAIGIKYDQPGLGQKTPQGYAGFDVDVATYVAKKLGYSSDQIEWKESKSADRETMLQRGDVDFIAATYSITPKRQAKVDFAGPYLLAHQDVLVRADDSSIKSPADLNNKKLCSVTGSTSAQNVHDKLAPKAQLQQYPTYSACLTGLQSKAIDALTTDDSILAGYAAQAQFKGKFKLGGFKMTNENYGIGVKKGSPLKDKINKALEEMVADGSWEAAVKKNFGPADYKNEPAPKIGDIKS
- a CDS encoding amino acid ABC transporter ATP-binding protein, whose amino-acid sequence is MTNVSVTKEDAVTSDELVVLKSVNKHFGALHVLQDIDLTIARGEVVVVIGPSGSGKSTLCRTINRLETIDAGAITIDGRPLPHEGKELARLRADVGMVFQSFNLFAHKTVLENVMLGQLKVRKAEKKQAEEKARALLDRVGVGTQADKYPAQLSGGQQQRVAIARALAMDPKVMLFDEPTSALDPEMINEVLEVMQQLAREGMTMIVVTHEMGFARSAANRVVFMADGRIVEEAAPEQFFSNPRSDRAKDFLSKILHH
- a CDS encoding response regulator transcription factor: MRLLLVEDDNHVAAALSAVLARHGFEVTHARSGEEALQALVPEGDGFGVVLLDLGLPDQDGYEVCGKIRKRTSTPVIMVTARSDVRSRIHGLNLGADDYVVKPYDTGELLARIHAVSRRTAHEDAGSGGDGSLRLGAVRIDLPTRQVTVQGSVIQLTRKEFDLLALLAQRPGVVFRREQIISEVWRTSWEGTGRTLEVHVASLRAKLRMPALIETVRGVGYRLVAPAA